The genomic DNA GAGCCGGGCGATGGCCACCCTGTGCTCCTGGGCCTTGCTGTAGGCGTCGCGGTAGTAGCTGGCGGCCTGCTCGTTGGAAAGGCGGCAGAGGATGTCGCCCTTTTCCACGGTCTGGCCCTCACGGACGAAAAGCTCGTTCATGATGCCGCCCTCAAGGTTCTGAATCTCCTGGATGCGCTGGGACGGGATGACCCGGCCGAACCCTCTGGTCCGCTCGTCAAGCATGGCCAGTTTCGCCCAGACAATGAAAAAGACGATCAGCAGCAGAATGGCCGTGGATATGAGGTAGGCGAGCTTGTGGCCCTTGCCGTACATGGCCTGGTCCACCTCGCTCATGAACAGCAGCGTTTCCCTATCGTATTTCCGACTCATTTCGTCCTCACATGGAAACCTTGATTTGACCTGACCGCAACCCGTCCAGAACGGCCTTCTTGGGACCGTCCACGACGATCCTGCCGCGATCCATGATTACCAGCCGGTCCACGAGGTCAAGCATGGAGTGCCGATGGGTGATGACGATGAGCGTCTTGCCTTCGATGTATTTCCTGAGCCGCTCCTTGAGGCGATATTCGGACTGGTTGTCCATGTTGCTCGACGGCTCGTCCATAATCAGGATTTCCGGGTCGGGCAAAACGGCGCGCGCGATGGTCACGGCCTGACGCTGGCCGCCGGAAAGGGACGTGCCCCGTTCGCCGACCATCATGCCGAAGCCCGCCGGGTGGTCGCGGACGAAGTCGTTGACCCCGGCTATCTCGGCCGCCGCGTTGATGGACTGATCGTCCGCCTCGGGCAGCCCGAAGGCGATGTTGTCCTTGAGGGTGCCGTAGAAAAGCAGGCTGTCCTGGGAAATATACCCCACCTTGCGGCGCAGGTCCGCCACATCCATCTGGCGGAGGTCGATGTCGCCCACCTGCACCGTGCCCTTCACCGGCTGGTAGAGCCCCACGCAGAGCTTGCCCAGCGTGCTCTTGCCCGCGCCGGTGCGGCCCACGATGCCCACCCTCTCGCCCGGTTTGAGCTTGAGGTTGATGTCGTGAAGCACGGCCCGGTCCGTGCCGGGATAGCTGAAGGACACGTCGGTCAGGGTCAGGGACGGCTCGATGACGCCGTAATGAAAGGTCTCCTTGTCCTCGGGCCGCTCGGACGGCATCTCCATGAGCATGTCCAGGGCGTTCAAGGCCATGCGGGACTGCTGGAAGCGGGAGAGAAGCCCGGCCACTGCCGACAGCGGCGCCATGGACCGTCCCGACAGGATGTTGCAGGCGATGAGACCGCCCACGGTCAGTTCGCCCTTGGCTATGAGATACACGCCGGTAATGATGACGGCCACGGAAACCATCTGGGTGACGAAGACCGAGAAGGTGATGGAGATGTTGGCCATTGTCTTGGCGCGGCTGTTGGAGTGGGCGGACAGGCCGACGACGTTCTCCCAGCGGGCCTGCATCCGGCCCTCGGCCATGCTCGTCTTGATGGTCTCCAGCCCCTGGACGATCTCGAACAGGAGCGCGTGCTTCTGGGTGGATTCCTTGTAGTGGTTCTCGATGATCCGCTGAAAGGGAATCTGGAGGAACACGCCGACAAGGATGACCAGGGGCACGGCTATGAAAATCGGATAGGCGATGGGACCGCCGATGAAGTAGATGACAAAGATGAACAGGACCAGAAACGGCAGGTCGATAAGCGCCACCAGCGAAGACGAGCCAAAGAACTCGCGCAGGGACTCGAACTCCCGGATGTTGTTGGCCACCGCCCCGGCGGACTCCGGCATGTAGTCGAGCCGGGCGGACATGAGGTGGTTCATGATCTTGGAGCCGATAAGGACGTCGGCGTTGCGCCCGGCCACGTCAACGAAGTAGCTGCGCAGATTCTTGAGCAGAAAATCAAAGCAGTATGCGATGCCGATGCCGATGGCCAGGGCCCAAAGGGTCTCGACGGCGTTGTTGGGGATGACCCGGTCGTACACGTTCATGACGAAGAGCGGCGAGGCCACGATGATGATGTTGGTCATGATCGAAGCGCCGATGACGTGCTTGTAGATGGGCCAGAACTTGGCGATGACCCCCCAGAACCACCGCTTGGTCTTGAGCAGCTTCAGCTCGCTGGCCCGCTTGTCCAGCTTGGACTTGCGATGGCAGAAGATGGCGTACCCGGTGTATTCCTCCTCAAGCTTGGCCAGCGGCATTTCGGTCTCGTCCATGCCGTGGCCCGGAACGATGACGCGGGCCGAGGTATCGGTGGAATCCAGCAGCACGCAGGCGTTGCCCCCGCGCAACAGCAGGATGCACGGCAGGACCAGCTTGGTAATGACGCGAAGCTTTTCGCGGTACACGGTCTTGGCGGAAATGCCGATGCGCTCGGCGGAACGCACGATGGATGACGCGGTGATGACGCCGTCCTGCTGGGGAATGCCCGCCTTGAGGGTGGCCGAAGAGACCGGCTTGCCGAGCAGTCGGCTGATAATGGAAAGGCAGATGACCAGAGGCGGCTGAAAATCGATATCCTTGGGGGTGAGCCGCTCGTCCGTCTCCACCTGGGGGGGCTGCTGCATCCCCGGCATGGGGCCCATGCCCGGGGGCATATCTCCCTTGACCGGCTTGCCCGGCTGCATCGGGCCGGATTGCCCACCGGACGGAGGTTCGGGCTGTCCGGGTTGCGACACCGCACGGGCGGCTCCGCTCTCGGATTTTCCGGCTGCGGGAGCGGCCTTCGGATCGGATTTAGCGGCGGCTGGAGCGGCCTTGGCCCCGGGCTTGCCGGGGGTGGACGCCGGCTTCCCTGCGGACGCAGGGCCGGTTTCCCTGCCTGCGGCGCCGGGCATGGGGCCGGTATCCATCTGCGTGGGCCGTGCTCCGGGCTTGCTCTCCCTGGCCTTGGCTGCTCCGGCGGACGGCGTGCCCGGATTGGCGTCGGGCTCGTTCCTCTTATCCTGAGCAGGCTTTGAACCCGCTGGCGACATTGGTTTTTTTTCGGGAGGCATAGATTTCACTTGGATGAAGATTATCTCGCAACAGGAGACACGACTCCGAGTCCCCGTCCATTTCTTACAGTAGTATCTTCACAATCTTTCCCGCAGGACTGCTTTTGTCAAGCTTCAATTGGATTATTCCTTGCTATCCCGGACGGTTCATTCATACGGAAAAAACGATGTCAACGGTAAAACGCGATTCGGGGGAGGCTCATCCGGCCACGGCTATGCCGATCTTGCCCATGGCCAGTCCCTCTTCCCAATACCGATGGGCATGGGCAATGTCGTGAAAGCCAAAACGCGCGCCGTCCAGAAGCACAGCCAGGGCGTCCTGGTCCACCAGCGCGGCGACGCGCTCCAGAATCTCGCCGATCCGCCCCCTTCCCCTGCCCGTAATCAGAGGCAAGAGCATGAAGACAACGTGCAGGGACAGCCCCCCGGCGTGGAGCGGCCCAAGGTCATGGGTGGAGCGGGTGTTGGTGGAGACCACACGGCCATTATTGCGGACCGCGCGAAAGGAGTTGTCCAGAACCGGCCCGCCCACGGTATCGAAAACCGCGTCAAACCCCTCGCCGCCGGTGCAATCGCGGATGTATTCGTCCACGCCCGCCGCCGCATAGTCGATGGGCGTGCCGCCCAGGGCCTCGACCACCGCCGCCTTGTCCGGACTGGAGACCGTGGCGAAAACCTCGGCTCCGGCATGGACCGCGAGCTGTACGGCCATATGCCCCACGCCCCCGGCTCCGCCATGAACAAGGAGCCGCTCGCCGGCCGTGAGTCCGGCCTTGTCGAACAGGGCCATCCAGGCCGTGACCGCGACCAGCGGCAAAGCCCCGGCGTCCGCCAGGTCCATGCGCTCGGGGGCGCGCGCCAGCAACCGCTCGTCCGCCGCCACGTATTCGGCCAACGCGCCAGGCAGCCCCTTGACGCCGCCCGGACAGCCGAACACCCGGTCGCCTTCCATGAAGCGGGTGACGCCGGAGCCAACGGCTTCCACGACGCCGGACGCATCCATGCCCAACAGAGCGGGCGGCTCGGGCGCAAAGGCCAAGGCCGCGCCCAGCGTGGCGATCTTGTTATCGATGGGGTTGAGACTCGACCCGGCGACACGGACCAGCACCTCGCCCGGTCCCGGCTCCGGCACCGGCACGTCGCGCTCGGCAAAAAGATAGTCCCTGCCGTATTCCTCAAGCAGCATGGCTTTCATGGGCGAATCCTCCGGGAAAGCATGGTACCCGCATCCATCCGGCCTGTACAGCGACGGGACGAAGGCGGAAAATGAGTAGACCAAAGCGTACGAGTGGTTCATCATGTGCGGATGGCACCTAACGAAAACGCAAAACGCCTCCGCCAACCCCACGTACTGCCCATGTCCCGCCGGGAGATGGACGAACTTGGCTGGCAGGAGTTGGATATTCTCCTGGTCACGGGCGACGCCTACGTGGACCACCCTTCTTTCGGCGCGCCCCTGCTTGGACGCTGGCTGATCCGCCACGGATTTCGCGCGGGCATCTGCGCCCAGCCCGCCTGGGACAAGGCGGACGACCTCCTGCGCATGGGCCGCCCAAGGCTGTTCGCAGGCGTCACGGCAGGGTCGCTGGATTCCATGCTGGCCCACTACACGGCATTTCGCAAAAAGCGGTCCGACGACGCCTACACCCCCGGCGGCAAAGCGGGCGCGCGTCCCAACAGAGCGTGCATAGCCTACACCAACGCGGTGCAGCGGGCCTTTCCCGGCCTGCCCGTGATCCTGGGCGGCATCGAGGCATCCCTGCGGCGTGTCTCCCACTACGATTTCTGGTCCGATTCCGTGCGCAAATCCGTACTCCTGGATTCCAAGGCCACGGCCATCACCTACGGCATGGCCGAGAACTCCATCATCACCGTGGCCCGGACCATCGAGACCATTCTCGAAGAGACCGGCGAAGTGGACCTGCGCGCCCTGCGCCCCCAACTGGCCGGGCTCCCCGGCCTGGCCGTGACAGGGACCAGGGAAGACATCCCCAACGGTGCCGACATTCTGGAGCTGCCCTCCCACGAAACCATCCTGGCCGACCCGAAGCAACTCATCGAGGCCACGAAACTGCTCGAAAAGCAGGTACACCAGAACAAGGCCACGGCCATACAGGAAACCGGCGGACGGCTGGTCCTGATTACCCCGCCCGGCCCGCCTCTCGACTCCAAAGGGCTGGACGAGCTGGCCGAGCTGCCCTTCACACGGCTGCCCCACCCCGCTTACCGCGAACGCATCCCGGCGGCGGACATGATCCGCACCAGCGTGACCACCCACCGGGGCTGCTCGGGCGGCTGCTCCTTCTGCACCCTCGCCCTGCACCAGGGACGGACCATCCGCTCCCGGAGCCGCGAGTCCATCCTCAAGGAGGTCGAATCCATCACCAAAGTCAAGGGATGGACCGGGTCCATCTCGGACGTGGGCGGCCCCAGCGCGAACATGTGGGGCGCGCACTGCGCCTCCGACCAGTCGAAATGCGAACGGCCCAGTTGCCTGACCCCGCGCATCTGCAAGCACTACCGCGTGGCCCAGCGCGATTTCGTCGGCCTGCTGCGGTCCGTGTCGGACGTCAACTCCGTGGAACACGTCCGCGTGGCCTCGGGCTGGCGCATCGACCTGGCCGTGACCGACATGCGGGCCCTGACCACCCTGATCCGCGAATTCGTGGGTGGCCAGGCCAAGGTCGCGCCCGAGCATCAGGTGGACCACGTGCTCAAGCTCATGCGCAAGCCGCCGTTTTCGACCTTCGAGACCTTCCTCGACCTCTTTGACAAGGAGTCGAAAAAGGCGGGCAAAAAACAATACGTCATCCCGTACCTCATGTCCGCCTTCCCCGGCTGCACCGAGGAGGACATGCGCGAACTGCACGCCTGGCTCGACTCACGCGGCTGGCGGCCCGAACAGGTCCAATGTTTCATCCCCCTGCCCGGCACGGCCGCCGCGGCCATGTACCACGCCGAATGCGACATGCAGGGAAAGCCCATCCATGTCGCCAAGACCGACGCGGAACGACTGCGCCAGCACGCCATCCTCATGCCGAACACCGGCCGACCGCCCAAGGGAGCTTCCCGTGGAAACGATCGAAAGCGGCCGCGACGCGGTGGAGCGCGGCACAGGAAATAGCGACGGTTGCGGGGCGCGCAATATTGCAGATATGTATATCCGCGACCTAACAATTACGTTTTTGTAAAATAATTCCGCCTTTTTCGTATGCGGATACGGGCGAAATGCCCGGTCCGCCGCCATATTTCGTTCATGGCATCGTGTTTGCTTTACATAAGCCATGCATGTGAGCGTCCACGGATTGAAACTGTCGGCCCTGCAGACCATCTGCCAGGTCATCGACCAGACCATCGAACTGCAGACGGCGTTGGACGGTGTTTTGAAAATCCTGTCCGAACAGTTGGCCATGCAGCGGGCGACAGTCACCCTCTTCGACCCCGAGACGGGTCAGTTGTCCATCAACGCCTCCTACGGTCTGACCGCCGAGGAGAAACGTCGCGGCGTGTACCGCCTGGACGAGGGCGTCACCGGGCGCATTTTCCAGACCGGCGAACCGTATTACGTTCCGGACATCGACAACGAGCCGCTCTTCCTGGACAAGACCGGATCGCGCCGGGTCAAGCGCGGCATGATCTCCTTCATCGGGGTACCGATCCTCCTGCACGGCGACCCCATCGGCGTGCTCAACGTGGACCGTCTCTTCGAGGACGAGGTCGACTTCGAAGAGGATGTCGACTTCCTCAAGGTCGTGGCCACGCTCATCAGCCAGTTCCTCAGCCTGAACGAGAAGATCATGGCCCGCGAGGCCGCCCTGAAACGGGAGAACACCTCCCTCAAGTACCAGATTTCCAAGAACACCAAGGGGCCGTACATAGTGGGCCAGAGCTCGGCCATGGTCGAGGTGCAGCGCCAGATGGAGAAGGTCTCCCCCACCAGGGCCACAGTGCTGCTGCTTGGCGAATCCGGCGTGGGCAAGACGCTCATCGCCCGCATCATCCACGAGCTGTCTGAACGCAAGGGCAACCCGTTCATCAAGGTCAATTGCGCCTCGATCCCGTGCAACCTCCTGGAATCAGAACTTTTCGGCCACGAGAAAGGGGCCTTCACAGGAGCCACGTCCACCCGGCCGGGCCGGTTCGAGGAGGCGGACACCGGGACCATCTTCCTGGACGAGATCGGCGAACTGCCCATGGAACTCCAGGCCAAGCTCCTGCGCGTGCTCCAGGACAAGGAGCTGGAGCGGCTCGGCTCCAACAGGACCCGCACCGTGGATGTGCGCATCCTCGCCGCCACCAACCGGGACCTCGGCCACCTGGTGGAGCGCGGCCGGTTCCGCCTGGACCTCTACTACCGGCTGAACGTCTTCCCCATCCGCGTGCCCGCGCTCAGGGAGCGCAAGGAGGACATCACCGGCCTGCTCAACCATTTCCTGCGCAAGATGGCCGACAACTACGGACGGAGCATCCACCTGACCTCCACGGCCCTGGACGCGCTGATCCGCTACGACTGGCCCGGCAACGTGCGCGAGATGCAGAACCTCATCGAACGGCTGGTCATCATGTCCGAAGAGGACCGTATCAGCCTGGAATTTCTCAAGTCCTACCTCACGCCGGCCCAGGCGGCCGTCGTACGGGAGGCCATCCCCGTCTCCGAGGACGTTCCGCGCCACACCTCGCTCAGGGAGTTCGAGCGCAACGAGGTCATGGCCGCCCTGGAGCGCAACGGATGGGTCCAGTACAAGGCGGCCGAGGCCCTCGGCCTGTCCGCCCGCCAGATGGGCTACCGGGTCAAGAAATACGGGCTCGAATCCATGATCGCCGAGGGCAGGGCCAAGCTCAGGCGCATCAAGGAGAGCCAGACATAAATTTTGGCATACCCACCTCCACCCTACGCAAGGCGCCCCCTGTCGGACTTCCGGCAGGGGGCGTCGCCCATTTC from Pseudodesulfovibrio thermohalotolerans includes the following:
- a CDS encoding type I secretion system permease/ATPase, with product MPPGMGPMPGMQQPPQVETDERLTPKDIDFQPPLVICLSIISRLLGKPVSSATLKAGIPQQDGVITASSIVRSAERIGISAKTVYREKLRVITKLVLPCILLLRGGNACVLLDSTDTSARVIVPGHGMDETEMPLAKLEEEYTGYAIFCHRKSKLDKRASELKLLKTKRWFWGVIAKFWPIYKHVIGASIMTNIIIVASPLFVMNVYDRVIPNNAVETLWALAIGIGIAYCFDFLLKNLRSYFVDVAGRNADVLIGSKIMNHLMSARLDYMPESAGAVANNIREFESLREFFGSSSLVALIDLPFLVLFIFVIYFIGGPIAYPIFIAVPLVILVGVFLQIPFQRIIENHYKESTQKHALLFEIVQGLETIKTSMAEGRMQARWENVVGLSAHSNSRAKTMANISITFSVFVTQMVSVAVIITGVYLIAKGELTVGGLIACNILSGRSMAPLSAVAGLLSRFQQSRMALNALDMLMEMPSERPEDKETFHYGVIEPSLTLTDVSFSYPGTDRAVLHDINLKLKPGERVGIVGRTGAGKSTLGKLCVGLYQPVKGTVQVGDIDLRQMDVADLRRKVGYISQDSLLFYGTLKDNIAFGLPEADDQSINAAAEIAGVNDFVRDHPAGFGMMVGERGTSLSGGQRQAVTIARAVLPDPEILIMDEPSSNMDNQSEYRLKERLRKYIEGKTLIVITHRHSMLDLVDRLVIMDRGRIVVDGPKKAVLDGLRSGQIKVSM
- a CDS encoding zinc-dependent alcohol dehydrogenase family protein, whose protein sequence is MKAMLLEEYGRDYLFAERDVPVPEPGPGEVLVRVAGSSLNPIDNKIATLGAALAFAPEPPALLGMDASGVVEAVGSGVTRFMEGDRVFGCPGGVKGLPGALAEYVAADERLLARAPERMDLADAGALPLVAVTAWMALFDKAGLTAGERLLVHGGAGGVGHMAVQLAVHAGAEVFATVSSPDKAAVVEALGGTPIDYAAAGVDEYIRDCTGGEGFDAVFDTVGGPVLDNSFRAVRNNGRVVSTNTRSTHDLGPLHAGGLSLHVVFMLLPLITGRGRGRIGEILERVAALVDQDALAVLLDGARFGFHDIAHAHRYWEEGLAMGKIGIAVAG
- a CDS encoding YgiQ family radical SAM protein, which encodes MSRREMDELGWQELDILLVTGDAYVDHPSFGAPLLGRWLIRHGFRAGICAQPAWDKADDLLRMGRPRLFAGVTAGSLDSMLAHYTAFRKKRSDDAYTPGGKAGARPNRACIAYTNAVQRAFPGLPVILGGIEASLRRVSHYDFWSDSVRKSVLLDSKATAITYGMAENSIITVARTIETILEETGEVDLRALRPQLAGLPGLAVTGTREDIPNGADILELPSHETILADPKQLIEATKLLEKQVHQNKATAIQETGGRLVLITPPGPPLDSKGLDELAELPFTRLPHPAYRERIPAADMIRTSVTTHRGCSGGCSFCTLALHQGRTIRSRSRESILKEVESITKVKGWTGSISDVGGPSANMWGAHCASDQSKCERPSCLTPRICKHYRVAQRDFVGLLRSVSDVNSVEHVRVASGWRIDLAVTDMRALTTLIREFVGGQAKVAPEHQVDHVLKLMRKPPFSTFETFLDLFDKESKKAGKKQYVIPYLMSAFPGCTEEDMRELHAWLDSRGWRPEQVQCFIPLPGTAAAAMYHAECDMQGKPIHVAKTDAERLRQHAILMPNTGRPPKGASRGNDRKRPRRGGARHRK
- a CDS encoding sigma 54-interacting transcriptional regulator; translated protein: MHVSVHGLKLSALQTICQVIDQTIELQTALDGVLKILSEQLAMQRATVTLFDPETGQLSINASYGLTAEEKRRGVYRLDEGVTGRIFQTGEPYYVPDIDNEPLFLDKTGSRRVKRGMISFIGVPILLHGDPIGVLNVDRLFEDEVDFEEDVDFLKVVATLISQFLSLNEKIMAREAALKRENTSLKYQISKNTKGPYIVGQSSAMVEVQRQMEKVSPTRATVLLLGESGVGKTLIARIIHELSERKGNPFIKVNCASIPCNLLESELFGHEKGAFTGATSTRPGRFEEADTGTIFLDEIGELPMELQAKLLRVLQDKELERLGSNRTRTVDVRILAATNRDLGHLVERGRFRLDLYYRLNVFPIRVPALRERKEDITGLLNHFLRKMADNYGRSIHLTSTALDALIRYDWPGNVREMQNLIERLVIMSEEDRISLEFLKSYLTPAQAAVVREAIPVSEDVPRHTSLREFERNEVMAALERNGWVQYKAAEALGLSARQMGYRVKKYGLESMIAEGRAKLRRIKESQT